From a region of the Tateyamaria omphalii genome:
- a CDS encoding pyridoxamine 5'-phosphate oxidase family protein: MRRYDEVMFTDAVKALQEAEGSADMYARSYGARTHPLAADEVAFITSRTSFYMGTVSETGWPYIQHRGGPAGFLKVLDDHMLGFADYRGNKQHISEGNLAGDDRVSLFLMDYPRKARMKLQGRATFEAAADAPELAERLAVAGQGRVERVVTIRVEAFDWNCPQFITPRFDAAEIAQLVAPEIDKLNARIAELEAKNARLKGRA, encoded by the coding sequence GTGCGCCGTTATGATGAGGTGATGTTTACCGATGCCGTAAAGGCGCTGCAGGAGGCGGAGGGTTCTGCTGACATGTACGCGCGCAGCTACGGGGCGCGGACACATCCGCTTGCGGCGGATGAGGTGGCGTTCATCACCTCGCGCACGTCGTTCTACATGGGCACGGTGTCGGAGACCGGCTGGCCCTACATCCAGCATCGCGGGGGGCCTGCGGGGTTTTTGAAGGTGCTGGACGACCACATGCTGGGATTTGCGGATTATCGCGGCAACAAGCAGCATATTTCCGAGGGCAATTTGGCGGGCGATGACCGGGTGTCGCTGTTTCTGATGGACTATCCACGCAAGGCGCGCATGAAGCTGCAGGGGCGGGCGACGTTCGAGGCGGCGGCGGACGCGCCCGAGCTTGCCGAGCGGCTGGCTGTCGCGGGGCAGGGGCGGGTCGAGCGGGTGGTGACAATTCGCGTCGAGGCGTTCGACTGGAACTGTCCTCAATTCATCACGCCGCGCTTTGATGCGGCGGAGATCGCGCAATTGGTGGCGCCGGAGATCGACAAGCTGAACGCGCGGATCGCTGAGCTGGAAGCCAAAAATGCGCGGCTGAAGGGGAGGGCATGA
- a CDS encoding cupin domain-containing protein, whose product MTPAEMEPRIVRYGDLMPCKTAFIDAHTPGSDQKENFTIIGGGVSESPDQHVHISIPHGFNIGAAGQPPKCRNSLHSHRTAEVFFVLSGRWRFFWGRWGDAGEVVLEEGDIINIPTGIFRGFENIGTDYGMIMAILGGDDAGGGVIWAPQVIEEAGAHGLVLGDNGSLYDSKKGEALPDGVRPMPLLTEEELKGFPEMSPMQVVGMGVRRYWDMVCLAKDAPCKVIGETGIIRDKPGFEVDLVTRSCASDEMHAHDKPSVLMPVKGHWKVTWDGGSTTLAPGDTMSLPEDLPHAVVPSMTGEAALYHIVGTDDPAGPTWTG is encoded by the coding sequence ATGACCCCCGCCGAGATGGAGCCGCGCATCGTGCGTTATGGCGATCTGATGCCCTGCAAGACCGCGTTCATTGACGCGCACACGCCGGGGTCGGACCAGAAGGAGAACTTTACCATCATCGGGGGCGGGGTGTCGGAAAGCCCGGATCAGCATGTGCATATCAGCATTCCGCATGGGTTCAACATCGGGGCGGCAGGGCAGCCGCCGAAGTGCCGCAACTCGCTGCATTCGCACCGGACGGCGGAGGTGTTCTTTGTCCTTTCGGGGCGTTGGCGGTTTTTCTGGGGCCGCTGGGGGGATGCGGGCGAGGTGGTGCTGGAAGAGGGTGACATCATCAACATCCCCACCGGCATTTTTCGCGGGTTCGAGAATATCGGCACGGATTACGGGATGATCATGGCGATCCTGGGCGGCGACGATGCGGGCGGCGGCGTGATCTGGGCTCCGCAGGTGATTGAAGAAGCGGGCGCGCATGGGCTGGTGCTGGGCGACAATGGCAGCCTTTATGACAGCAAGAAGGGTGAGGCGCTGCCCGATGGTGTGAGGCCGATGCCGCTGCTGACCGAGGAGGAGCTGAAAGGCTTCCCCGAGATGTCGCCCATGCAGGTCGTGGGCATGGGTGTGCGGCGGTATTGGGACATGGTGTGTCTGGCCAAGGACGCGCCGTGCAAGGTGATTGGTGAGACGGGGATCATTCGCGACAAGCCGGGGTTTGAGGTGGATCTGGTCACGCGCAGCTGTGCGTCGGATGAGATGCACGCGCATGACAAGCCGTCGGTTCTGATGCCGGTGAAGGGGCATTGGAAGGTCACGTGGGACGGGGGCAGCACGACGCTGGCGCCCGGTGACACGATGAGCCTGCCCGAGGATTTGCCGCACGCCGTGGTGCCGTCGATGACGGGGGAGGCGGCGCTGTATCATATTGTTGGCACTGACGATCCGGCTGGCCCCACGTGGACGGGATGA
- a CDS encoding DUF6653 family protein, whose amino-acid sequence MTDIYRAAERLMGMQDADWRRHANPLSVWTRFTCLPLMVLAIYARQWIGWWALPLLLLAAAWTWVNPRAFPAPSDFGSWASRGTLGERVFLARDRYDIDAHHIRIANVLTALSAVGLLPLIYGLIVLNPWATVLGVVAIVLPKVWFVDRMVWIHADITNTTPGDPLPDPTLPHERTPT is encoded by the coding sequence ATGACCGACATCTACCGCGCAGCCGAACGTCTGATGGGGATGCAGGACGCCGATTGGCGACGTCATGCGAACCCGCTCAGCGTTTGGACGCGGTTTACCTGCCTGCCGCTGATGGTGCTGGCGATATACGCCCGCCAGTGGATTGGATGGTGGGCGCTGCCGCTTTTGCTACTGGCTGCTGCATGGACCTGGGTGAACCCGCGCGCCTTTCCGGCGCCTTCGGACTTTGGGTCTTGGGCGTCGCGCGGTACGTTGGGCGAGCGCGTCTTTCTGGCTCGTGACCGCTATGACATCGACGCGCATCATATCCGTATCGCCAATGTGTTGACGGCGTTGTCTGCGGTGGGTCTGCTGCCGCTGATCTATGGCCTGATCGTATTGAACCCTTGGGCGACCGTCTTGGGCGTGGTTGCCATCGTTCTGCCGAAGGTCTGGTTCGTGGACCGCATGGTCTGGATCCACGCCGATATCACCAATACAACGCCGGGCGATCCCTTGCCCGATCCAACCCTGCCACATGAAAGGACCCCCACATGA